A region from the Candidatus Marsarchaeota archaeon genome encodes:
- a CDS encoding 50S ribosomal protein L18e → MKITPERSDIKDLISMLSDKSMSKGAAPIAGRLYQLLAVPRRKRVNVNLYKINRYSKEGDHVVVPGKVLSMGSMDHKVSIAALEFSEGAKAKLDSAGCSIKPIKEMLDKKNAHIIV, encoded by the coding sequence ATGAAAATTACGCCGGAAAGGTCCGACATAAAGGATCTCATAAGCATGCTTTCAGACAAGTCGATGTCCAAAGGCGCAGCGCCGATAGCTGGCAGGCTATATCAGCTTCTTGCGGTTCCAAGGCGCAAGCGCGTGAACGTCAACCTGTACAAGATAAACAGGTATTCAAAGGAGGGCGACCACGTTGTGGTTCCTGGAAAGGTGCTTTCAATGGGGAGCATGGACCACAAAGTGAGCATAGCTGCGCTGGAGTTCTCTGAAGGGGCGAAGGCAAAGCTCGACAGCGCAGGATGCAGCATAAAGCCGATAAAGGAGATGCTTGACAAGAAGAACGCCCACATAATAGTGTGA
- the rpsB gene encoding 30S ribosomal protein S2, which translates to MSEEISVADQNVYLEAGIHIATKVKSPGMGRFIYRVREDGLYLLDLKTIDTRISVAAKMLARYNPNDVIITASRIYAIAAAEKFAEIIKAKFIKGRVTPGIFTNPLRADFTEPKVIMISDSRNEKQAIKEASKIGIPIIALSDTDNSTKFIDLIIPSNNRGRRSLAFIYYLLAREVLKNRGEISSNDEFKYKVEDFEAKIESKVQQ; encoded by the coding sequence ATGAGCGAAGAAATATCCGTAGCTGACCAAAATGTTTATCTAGAGGCAGGAATACACATAGCAACAAAGGTGAAGAGCCCTGGAATGGGCCGCTTCATATACAGGGTAAGGGAAGACGGCCTGTACCTGCTGGACCTAAAGACCATAGACACAAGGATAAGCGTAGCTGCAAAGATGCTCGCAAGGTACAATCCAAACGATGTTATTATAACTGCCTCAAGGATCTATGCAATAGCCGCAGCAGAAAAGTTCGCAGAGATAATAAAGGCGAAATTCATAAAAGGCAGGGTGACTCCTGGCATATTCACAAACCCGCTAAGGGCGGATTTCACAGAGCCAAAGGTAATAATGATAAGCGACTCCAGGAACGAGAAGCAGGCGATAAAGGAGGCAAGCAAGATAGGCATACCTATAATAGCGCTGAGCGACACGGACAACTCGACAAAATTCATAGACCTGATAATACCGTCAAACAACAGGGGCAGGCGCTCTTTGGCATTCATCTACTATCTGCTTGCAAGGGAAGTGCTGAAAAACCGCGGCGAGATAAGCTCCAACGACGAATTCAAGTACAAGGTCGAGGACTTCGAAGCAAAGATAGAGAGCAAGGTGCAGCAATAG
- the rpsI gene encoding 30S ribosomal protein S9, translating to MAEELSTEQKAEAQAQAPEQQEKQAQKPRKARPRKPSQKKANKIVLASSKRKRSIARGSGRPGTGVIRINGMDANFLKPEELRSIVFTPVYLSEITKNLASGIDISINVKGGGLSSQAQASASVIAKVISDFSPSDVVKKEYMRYDRHLLIDDVRRVEPKKYLGTKARARFQTSYR from the coding sequence ATGGCAGAAGAATTGTCAACGGAGCAAAAGGCCGAAGCGCAAGCGCAGGCGCCAGAGCAGCAGGAAAAGCAGGCGCAGAAGCCAAGGAAGGCAAGGCCAAGGAAGCCCTCCCAGAAGAAAGCCAACAAGATAGTGCTTGCGAGCAGCAAGCGCAAGCGCAGCATTGCACGGGGCTCCGGAAGGCCTGGCACTGGCGTTATACGCATAAACGGCATGGATGCAAACTTTCTGAAGCCCGAAGAGCTCAGAAGCATAGTATTCACCCCGGTATACTTATCTGAAATAACAAAGAACCTGGCAAGCGGCATAGACATAAGCATAAACGTCAAAGGCGGAGGTTTAAGCTCGCAGGCGCAGGCATCTGCAAGCGTCATAGCAAAGGTCATATCGGACTTCTCACCGTCAGATGTGGTGAAGAAGGAATACATGCGCTATGACAGGCACCTGCTGATAGACGACGTAAGGCGCGTAGAGCCAAAGAAGTACCTTGGTACCAAGGCCCGTGCGAGGTTCCAGACATCTTACAGATGA
- a CDS encoding DNA-directed RNA polymerase subunit N, whose protein sequence is MMIPVRCFTCGAVIADKWEEYDRRVNKEHEDGGKVLDELGVKRYCCRRMLISNVELINEFIDAGRK, encoded by the coding sequence ATGATGATACCTGTGCGCTGCTTCACATGCGGCGCTGTGATAGCAGACAAATGGGAAGAATACGACCGCAGGGTCAACAAGGAGCATGAGGACGGCGGAAAGGTCCTTGACGAGCTCGGAGTAAAGCGCTATTGCTGCAGGCGCATGCTGATAAGCAACGTCGAGCTGATAAACGAGTTCATCGACGCAGGCAGGAAATAG
- a CDS encoding 50S ribosomal protein L13, which translates to MEERFDIKSCKVFDAKDMVLGRIASIAAKSLLNGESIAIVNAEQAVITGKKASIAAKYKTRLNLQEKENPEHSPYWSRRPDLLFKRIVRGMLPYRKPRGKEAYRRLHVYMGVPDELAGVKPASISIKDPKTVYAGYIRLKDLSKNLGYKVNK; encoded by the coding sequence ATGGAGGAAAGATTTGATATAAAAAGCTGCAAGGTATTTGACGCAAAGGACATGGTCCTGGGGCGCATAGCAAGCATAGCGGCCAAGTCGTTGCTGAACGGCGAAAGCATAGCAATAGTCAATGCCGAGCAGGCAGTAATAACTGGCAAGAAGGCCAGCATTGCCGCAAAATACAAGACCAGGCTCAACCTGCAGGAAAAGGAGAATCCAGAGCATTCTCCATACTGGTCCAGAAGGCCAGATTTGCTGTTCAAGCGCATAGTCAGGGGCATGCTTCCGTACAGAAAGCCAAGGGGCAAGGAAGCTTATAGGCGCCTGCATGTTTACATGGGCGTGCCTGATGAGCTCGCAGGCGTAAAGCCGGCAAGCATAAGCATAAAAGACCCAAAGACAGTATACGCAGGCTACATAAGGCTCAAGGACCTTTCGAAAAACCTTGGTTATAAGGTTAACAAATAA